A window of the Rhizobium viscosum genome harbors these coding sequences:
- the hutU gene encoding urocanate hydratase, with protein sequence MTVNPRHNIREIRAPRGDQLNAKSWMTEAPLRMLMNNLDPDVAENPHELVVYGGIGRAARTWDDFDRIAATLKTLNEDETLLVQSGKPVGVFRTHKDAPRVLIANSNLVPHWATWDHFNELDKKGLAMYGQMTAGSWIYIGTQGIVQGTYETFVEAGRQHYDGNLKGKWILTGGLGGMGGAQPLAAVMAGACCLAVECDETRIDFRLRTRYVDEKAHTLDEALEKIERWTKAGEAKSVGLVGNAAEIFPELVRRMKAGGPRPDIVTDQTSAHDPRNGYLPVGWTVAEAKAKRETDPKAVEAAARASMKAHVEAMVAFWDAGVPTLDYGNNIRQVAKEEGLENAFAFPGFVPAYIRPLFCRGIGPFRWAALSGDPEDIYKTDAKVKELLPDNKHLHNWLDMAKERIAFQGLPARICWVGLGDRHKLGLAFNEMVKNGELKAPVVIGRDHLDSGSVASPNRETEAMKDGSDAVSDWPLLNALLNTASGATWVSLHHGGGVGMGFSQHSGMVICADGTDDAARRLGNVLWNDPATGVMRHADAGYDIAIDCAKEKGLRLPGILGN encoded by the coding sequence ATGACCGTAAACCCGCGCCACAATATCCGAGAAATCCGTGCGCCGCGCGGCGATCAGCTGAACGCCAAGAGCTGGATGACCGAAGCGCCGCTGCGCATGCTCATGAACAATCTCGACCCTGACGTCGCAGAAAACCCGCATGAACTCGTCGTCTATGGCGGCATCGGCCGCGCAGCCCGCACCTGGGATGATTTCGACCGCATCGCTGCCACCCTGAAGACGCTGAATGAAGACGAGACGCTGCTCGTCCAGTCCGGCAAGCCGGTCGGCGTCTTCCGCACGCACAAGGATGCGCCGCGCGTCCTGATCGCCAATTCCAATCTCGTGCCGCACTGGGCAACCTGGGATCATTTCAACGAGCTCGATAAGAAAGGCCTTGCCATGTACGGCCAGATGACGGCCGGCTCGTGGATCTATATCGGCACGCAGGGCATCGTGCAGGGCACCTACGAGACCTTCGTGGAAGCCGGCCGCCAGCATTATGACGGCAACCTCAAGGGCAAGTGGATCCTGACCGGCGGGCTCGGCGGCATGGGCGGCGCCCAGCCGCTGGCCGCCGTCATGGCCGGTGCCTGCTGCCTAGCCGTTGAATGCGACGAGACCCGCATCGATTTCCGCCTGCGCACCCGCTATGTCGACGAAAAGGCCCATACGCTGGACGAAGCGCTGGAAAAGATCGAGCGCTGGACCAAGGCTGGCGAAGCAAAGTCGGTCGGTCTTGTCGGCAATGCTGCGGAAATTTTCCCGGAACTCGTGCGTCGCATGAAGGCCGGCGGCCCGCGCCCCGATATCGTCACCGACCAGACGTCGGCACACGACCCGCGCAACGGCTACCTTCCGGTCGGCTGGACCGTTGCCGAAGCCAAGGCCAAGCGCGAAACCGACCCGAAGGCTGTTGAAGCAGCCGCCCGCGCATCGATGAAGGCGCATGTCGAAGCCATGGTCGCTTTCTGGGATGCCGGCGTGCCGACGCTCGACTATGGCAACAATATCCGCCAGGTCGCCAAGGAAGAGGGTCTGGAAAACGCCTTCGCCTTCCCGGGCTTCGTGCCAGCCTATATCCGCCCGCTCTTCTGCCGCGGCATCGGTCCGTTCCGCTGGGCCGCCCTGTCCGGCGATCCGGAGGACATCTACAAGACCGACGCCAAGGTGAAGGAGCTCTTGCCCGACAACAAGCACCTGCACAATTGGCTCGACATGGCCAAGGAACGCATTGCCTTCCAGGGCCTGCCGGCACGCATCTGCTGGGTCGGTCTCGGCGACCGCCACAAGCTCGGCCTTGCCTTCAACGAGATGGTCAAGAATGGCGAATTGAAGGCCCCCGTCGTCATCGGCCGCGACCACCTCGACTCCGGTTCCGTCGCCTCGCCGAACCGCGAGACGGAAGCCATGAAGGACGGCTCGGATGCTGTCTCCGACTGGCCGCTCCTGAACGCCCTGCTCAACACCGCCTCGGGTGCCACCTGGGTTTCCCTGCATCACGGCGGCGGCGTTGGCATGGGCTTCTCACAGCATTCCGGCATGGTGATCTGCGCCGATGGCACTGACGATGCGGCGCGCCGCCTCGGAAATGTTCTCTGGAACGATCCGGCGACCGGCGTCATGCGCCATGCCGATGCAGGCTATGACATCGCCATCGATTGCGCCAAGGAAAAGGGCCTGCGTCTGCCCGGCATCCTCGGAAACTGA
- a CDS encoding HutD/Ves family protein, whose translation MKVLRAADHKRMPWKNGGGETVEIAISPEGAGLADFDWRVSTATVASDGPFSIFPGIDRTLSILDGKGMRLLIEGREPVLLTQASEPLTFAGDIAVSATLPDGTITDLNVMSRRGAVRHAVARHFIDGEKSLEFAKGIFLLFCVNGALTARTGAQSVELDAGDAMLLEESDGGKLDLSGQALCYAISIERA comes from the coding sequence ATGAAGGTCCTGCGGGCTGCCGATCACAAGCGCATGCCGTGGAAGAACGGCGGCGGCGAAACGGTGGAAATCGCCATTTCGCCTGAGGGCGCCGGACTTGCCGATTTCGATTGGCGGGTCAGCACGGCAACCGTCGCCTCCGACGGGCCTTTCTCCATCTTTCCCGGGATCGACCGCACGCTGTCGATCCTGGACGGCAAGGGTATGCGGCTCTTGATCGAGGGGCGTGAGCCGGTGCTCCTGACGCAGGCCAGCGAGCCGCTGACCTTTGCGGGCGATATCGCCGTCTCGGCAACGCTGCCGGATGGCACAATCACCGACCTGAACGTGATGAGCAGGCGGGGTGCCGTGAGGCACGCAGTCGCGCGGCATTTCATCGACGGCGAGAAGAGCCTGGAATTTGCGAAAGGGATTTTCCTGCTCTTTTGCGTCAATGGGGCTCTGACGGCGCGAACAGGTGCGCAGAGCGTCGAACTCGACGCCGGCGATGCAATGCTGCTTGAAGAGAGCGATGGCGGCAAGCTCGATCTTTCCGGCCAGGCGCTCTGCTACGCCATCTCGATTGAGAGGGCGTGA
- a CDS encoding transporter substrate-binding domain-containing protein yields MKLSTALLSCAMTAAAFAAPASAKDWTKATITLEGAYAPWNLTNADGSLGGFEPELAKVLCERAKIECTLVASDWDGMIPALNAGKFDVIMDALSITEERKQVIDFTVPYAATPAAFATAKDSPLANASGTGATIKMTPGQTGVKEIEALKEAFKGKTIGIQAATVYAKFVYDNFGSIAEIREYKTGADRDLDLQNGRIDLGFDDAVYFNNAFEAANGALAFTGPEIVGSIWGEGEGLGIRKADTDLRDKFSEAIKSALADGTVKNLSMKWFKVDVSPQN; encoded by the coding sequence ATGAAGCTCAGCACTGCTCTTCTTTCCTGCGCGATGACGGCAGCCGCCTTTGCGGCTCCTGCCTCTGCCAAGGACTGGACGAAGGCGACCATCACGCTCGAAGGCGCCTACGCCCCCTGGAACCTCACCAATGCCGACGGCTCGCTCGGCGGTTTCGAACCGGAACTCGCCAAGGTTCTGTGCGAACGCGCCAAGATCGAATGCACGCTGGTCGCATCCGACTGGGACGGCATGATCCCGGCGCTGAACGCCGGCAAGTTCGACGTCATCATGGACGCGCTGTCGATCACCGAAGAGCGCAAGCAGGTTATCGACTTCACCGTCCCCTATGCTGCAACGCCGGCCGCCTTCGCCACCGCGAAGGATAGCCCGCTTGCAAACGCTTCCGGCACAGGCGCGACGATCAAGATGACGCCCGGCCAGACCGGCGTGAAGGAAATCGAAGCCTTGAAGGAAGCCTTCAAGGGCAAGACGATCGGCATCCAGGCGGCAACCGTCTATGCCAAGTTCGTCTACGACAATTTTGGCAGCATCGCTGAGATCCGCGAATACAAGACGGGTGCCGACCGCGACCTCGACCTGCAGAACGGTCGTATCGATCTCGGCTTCGACGACGCCGTCTACTTCAACAATGCCTTTGAAGCCGCCAATGGCGCGCTTGCCTTTACCGGTCCGGAAATCGTCGGCTCGATCTGGGGCGAAGGCGAAGGCCTCGGCATCCGCAAGGCCGACACGGACCTTCGCGACAAGTTCAGCGAAGCGATCAAGTCGGCACTTGCCGACGGCACGGTCAAGAACCTCTCGATGAAGTGGTTCAAGGTCGACGTCAGCCCGCAGAATTAA
- the hutC gene encoding histidine utilization repressor, which yields MSEPKEATLHQRILSDIEGRIVSGEWPPGYRIPFEVELTKEYGCSRMTVNKALTQLVKAGLIERRKKSGSFVIQPQAQSAVLEIHDIKAEVQSLNLAYSYKVAKRIRRKAQAGDRQLLDLQQNSSLIEVICTHYAGTQPFCLEKRLINLQTVPEAAAEEFGETAPGPWLLSLVPWSAAEHKIFAIGVDAEEGAMLSIPASTACLVVERRTWNKSGPVTHVRFVYPGNRHALYARFTPEAAK from the coding sequence ATGAGTGAACCCAAGGAAGCGACCTTACACCAGCGTATCCTCAGTGATATCGAGGGCCGTATCGTCTCGGGCGAATGGCCGCCGGGCTATCGCATTCCCTTCGAAGTGGAACTGACGAAAGAATACGGCTGCTCGCGTATGACGGTGAACAAGGCGCTGACCCAGCTGGTCAAGGCCGGGCTCATCGAGCGCCGCAAGAAATCCGGCAGTTTCGTCATCCAGCCACAGGCGCAATCCGCAGTGCTGGAGATCCATGATATCAAGGCGGAGGTCCAGTCCCTCAATCTTGCCTATTCCTACAAGGTCGCAAAGCGTATCCGCCGGAAGGCGCAGGCCGGGGATCGCCAGTTGCTCGATCTGCAGCAGAATTCCAGCCTGATCGAAGTCATCTGCACACACTATGCCGGAACGCAGCCCTTCTGCCTGGAAAAGCGGTTGATCAATCTGCAGACCGTGCCGGAAGCAGCCGCCGAAGAATTCGGCGAGACGGCGCCCGGTCCCTGGCTGTTGAGCCTGGTTCCCTGGAGTGCGGCCGAGCACAAGATCTTTGCGATTGGTGTCGATGCGGAGGAGGGCGCCATGCTGTCGATTCCTGCATCGACTGCCTGCCTCGTCGTCGAACGCCGCACCTGGAACAAATCCGGCCCCGTCACCCATGTGCGTTTCGTCTATCCCGGCAACCGTCACGCGCTCTACGCGCGCTTCACGCCGGAAGCGGCGAAATAA
- a CDS encoding ABC transporter permease — protein MATLELIGFGSTGWGAFLLLGALLTLCVTATALAIGAVLGAIIAAAKLSSNVVLVTTGHIYTTVFRGVPELLIIYLIYFGGSSAVTAIGQSMGYEGFLGLPSFAAGALAVGIISGAYQAEVYRGAYNAISKGELEAASAIGMHRGLRFRRIIIPQVLRLAIPGLGNVWQLSLKDSALISVTGLAELMRSSQVAAGSTRQYFLFYIVGGALYLILTSLSDRAFNGAERKANRSMPASAMGQA, from the coding sequence ATGGCGACACTCGAATTGATTGGATTCGGCTCAACCGGGTGGGGAGCCTTTCTCCTCCTTGGTGCCTTGCTGACGCTCTGCGTAACAGCCACAGCACTTGCGATCGGCGCCGTGCTCGGCGCGATCATCGCGGCCGCGAAGCTTTCCAGCAACGTCGTGCTCGTCACGACCGGCCACATCTACACCACCGTTTTCCGCGGTGTGCCGGAGCTGCTGATCATCTATCTGATCTATTTCGGCGGCTCTTCAGCGGTCACCGCGATCGGCCAGTCCATGGGTTATGAGGGTTTCCTCGGCCTGCCGTCCTTTGCCGCCGGTGCACTTGCCGTCGGCATCATCTCCGGCGCCTATCAGGCCGAGGTCTATCGTGGCGCCTACAACGCCATTTCCAAGGGCGAGCTCGAGGCCGCTTCGGCGATCGGCATGCATCGCGGCCTCAGGTTCCGCCGTATCATCATTCCTCAAGTCCTGCGTCTTGCCATTCCCGGCCTCGGCAACGTCTGGCAGCTCAGTCTCAAGGATTCGGCACTGATTTCGGTCACTGGCCTTGCCGAGCTGATGCGCTCGAGCCAGGTCGCCGCCGGCTCCACGCGGCAATATTTCCTGTTCTACATCGTCGGCGGCGCGCTCTACCTGATCCTCACCAGCCTGTCGGACCGCGCCTTCAACGGCGCCGAGCGCAAGGCCAATCGCAGCATGCCGGCTTCGGCCATGGGCCAGGCATAG
- the hutG gene encoding N-formylglutamate deformylase, whose product MSVFEVKQGTSPVILGFPHTGTEVPADIWERLDDNGRLLADTDWHIHHLYDGLLDNPTTVRATFHRYVIDANRDPSGTSLYPGQNTTGLIPETDFDGKAIWKDDATPTEADIAVRLHDFHAPYHAALAAEIERVKSIHGIAVLYDCHSIRSHIPFLFEGKLPDFNIGTDMGKTCDPAIEQATIAIASAAAGYDSILNGRFKGGWTTRHYGKPETGVHAIQMELAQSTHLATEASPFAYDGEEADNLRIHLKSILTRIEEIALGLKR is encoded by the coding sequence ATGTCCGTTTTCGAGGTCAAGCAAGGCACCTCCCCCGTCATCCTCGGCTTTCCCCATACAGGCACCGAGGTTCCGGCCGATATATGGGAGCGCCTTGATGATAATGGCCGGCTGCTTGCCGATACCGACTGGCACATCCACCATCTCTACGACGGCCTGCTCGACAATCCGACCACGGTGCGCGCGACTTTCCATCGCTATGTGATCGACGCCAACAGGGATCCCTCAGGCACCAGCCTCTATCCCGGCCAGAACACGACCGGTCTGATCCCGGAGACGGATTTCGACGGCAAGGCGATCTGGAAAGATGACGCCACCCCTACCGAGGCCGATATCGCCGTCAGGCTGCATGATTTTCATGCGCCCTACCATGCAGCCCTTGCGGCCGAGATCGAGCGCGTGAAATCCATTCATGGCATCGCCGTTCTCTACGACTGCCACTCCATCCGCTCGCACATTCCCTTCCTCTTCGAGGGCAAGCTGCCGGATTTCAATATCGGCACCGATATGGGCAAGACCTGCGATCCGGCAATCGAGCAGGCGACCATCGCCATTGCGTCGGCTGCGGCGGGTTATGACAGCATCCTGAACGGCCGCTTCAAGGGCGGCTGGACGACGCGTCACTACGGCAAGCCGGAAACCGGCGTCCACGCCATCCAGATGGAGCTCGCCCAATCAACGCATCTGGCAACCGAAGCATCGCCCTTCGCCTATGACGGCGAGGAGGCGGACAATCTGCGCATCCATCTCAAATCCATTCTGACGCGGATCGAAGAGATCGCGCTTGGTCTGAAACGCTAA
- the hutI gene encoding imidazolonepropionase — protein MSGNKFSGSGRNSSARSLWRNARLATLREDLPGLGIIEKGAVVCEGGRIHYAGPEAELPSWLIEAADITDLEGRWVTPGLVDCHTHIVYGGNRAREFEMRLEGATYEEIARAGGGIVSSVKATNALSVEGLVEAALPRLDTLISEGVATIEVKSGYGLNIEAELKMLRAARALADHRPVRVITSYLGAHATPVEYKGRNQDYISDVVLPGLERARAEGLVDAVDGFCEGIAFSVDEIARVFDKARSLGIPVKLHAEQLSNLGGAKLAASYGALSADHLEYLDEDGARAMAAAGTVAVLLPGAFYTINEKQKPPVQALRQTGVHIAIATDCNPGTSPLTSMLLTMNMSATLFGLTVEECIAGATREGARALGLLDETGTLEAGKSADLAVWNIESPAELVYRIGFNPLHTHIFKGQRIDR, from the coding sequence ATGAGTGGGAACAAATTTTCCGGATCGGGCCGCAATTCCAGCGCTCGCTCGCTATGGCGCAATGCACGCCTTGCGACCCTGCGGGAGGATCTGCCGGGCCTTGGCATTATCGAAAAAGGCGCCGTCGTCTGTGAAGGCGGGCGCATCCATTACGCAGGGCCGGAAGCCGAACTGCCGTCCTGGCTAATCGAGGCGGCCGACATTACCGATCTCGAAGGTCGTTGGGTCACGCCCGGCCTCGTCGACTGCCATACCCACATCGTCTATGGCGGCAACCGCGCGCGGGAATTCGAGATGCGGCTCGAAGGCGCGACCTATGAAGAAATCGCGCGCGCCGGCGGCGGCATCGTCTCCTCGGTGAAGGCAACCAACGCACTGTCCGTCGAAGGCCTCGTCGAGGCCGCACTGCCGCGGCTCGACACGTTGATCTCGGAAGGTGTGGCCACCATCGAGGTCAAGTCCGGCTACGGGCTCAATATCGAGGCGGAACTGAAGATGCTGCGCGCCGCTCGCGCACTCGCAGACCACCGGCCGGTAAGGGTCATCACGTCCTATCTCGGCGCCCATGCAACACCCGTCGAATACAAGGGACGGAACCAGGATTACATTTCCGATGTCGTCCTGCCGGGTCTGGAGAGGGCGCGTGCCGAGGGCCTCGTCGACGCCGTCGACGGCTTCTGCGAAGGCATCGCCTTCTCGGTCGACGAGATCGCACGGGTCTTCGACAAGGCCCGTTCGCTCGGGATTCCCGTCAAGCTCCATGCCGAACAGCTCTCCAATCTCGGCGGCGCGAAACTTGCAGCCTCCTACGGCGCGCTTTCGGCCGATCATCTGGAATATCTGGATGAGGATGGCGCACGGGCAATGGCGGCGGCCGGCACGGTTGCGGTTCTGCTCCCGGGCGCCTTCTATACGATCAACGAAAAGCAGAAGCCGCCGGTTCAGGCCTTGCGCCAGACCGGCGTGCACATCGCCATCGCCACAGACTGCAATCCCGGCACCTCACCGCTCACGTCGATGCTGCTCACCATGAATATGTCGGCGACGCTGTTCGGGCTGACCGTGGAGGAGTGCATTGCCGGAGCGACCCGCGAAGGCGCCCGCGCGCTTGGCCTGCTTGACGAAACCGGCACGCTCGAAGCCGGCAAATCCGCCGATCTGGCCGTCTGGAATATCGAGAGCCCGGCCGAGCTCGTCTATCGCATCGGCTTCAACCCACTTCACACACATATCTTCAAGGGCCAGAGGATCGACCGATGA
- a CDS encoding formimidoylglutamate deiminase: MTKLHAAAALLAEGWRKNVRLTLADGRIAAIETDVAPDADGERHAVLLPAMPNLHSHAFQRAMAGLAEVRGPANDSFWSWRTVMYKFALSMTPDHVEAVAAKLYMEMLEAGFCRVGEFHYLHHDKDGSPYTNIAEMAERIGAASAETGIGLTLLPVLYAHSGFGGAAPIEGQRRFINSAESFARLMEGCRQVTGRLPGSEIGVAPHSLRAVTPDELSVAIALTDDGPIHIHVAEQVKEVEDCLAWSGARPVQWLLDNAPVDQRWCLIHATHMTADETRRTARSGAIAGLCPITEANLGDGTFSAPLFLSEAGRFGIGSDSNILISIAGELRQLEYSERLALRARNVIATTGGSTGQALFEHALAGGGAALKATAGLAAGNYADIVSLDTRAVPYLSEGQILDQWIFAGDVAVDSVWALGRKQVEYGRHLRRDLIDRRFIAAMNELLAT; this comes from the coding sequence ATGACGAAACTTCATGCGGCGGCTGCCTTGCTGGCCGAAGGCTGGCGCAAGAATGTGCGCCTGACGCTTGCGGACGGACGCATTGCCGCAATCGAAACGGATGTTGCGCCTGACGCGGATGGCGAGCGTCATGCTGTCCTGCTGCCGGCAATGCCGAACCTTCACAGCCATGCCTTTCAGCGGGCGATGGCGGGGCTTGCGGAAGTGCGCGGTCCCGCCAATGACAGTTTCTGGAGCTGGCGCACAGTCATGTACAAATTTGCGCTGTCGATGACGCCAGACCATGTCGAAGCTGTAGCGGCGAAACTCTATATGGAAATGCTGGAAGCCGGCTTCTGCCGCGTCGGCGAGTTCCACTATCTGCATCACGACAAGGATGGCAGCCCCTATACGAATATCGCCGAAATGGCCGAAAGGATTGGTGCAGCGAGTGCCGAAACCGGCATCGGATTGACGTTGCTGCCGGTTCTCTACGCCCATTCCGGCTTTGGTGGTGCGGCGCCCATCGAAGGGCAGCGCCGCTTCATCAATTCCGCCGAGAGTTTTGCGCGGCTGATGGAAGGTTGCCGGCAGGTCACAGGAAGGCTTCCCGGTTCAGAGATCGGTGTCGCGCCGCACAGCCTGCGCGCCGTCACGCCGGACGAACTGTCTGTCGCCATTGCGCTTACCGATGACGGCCCCATCCACATTCATGTCGCCGAGCAGGTCAAGGAGGTTGAGGATTGCCTCGCCTGGTCCGGCGCAAGGCCTGTCCAATGGCTGCTCGACAATGCGCCGGTTGATCAGCGCTGGTGCCTCATCCATGCAACCCATATGACGGCTGACGAAACGCGGCGGACGGCAAGGAGCGGCGCCATTGCCGGCCTCTGCCCGATTACCGAAGCCAATCTCGGCGACGGGACATTTTCGGCACCGCTATTCTTGTCCGAAGCCGGGCGCTTCGGCATCGGGTCCGATTCCAACATTCTCATTTCCATTGCCGGGGAACTTCGCCAGCTCGAATATTCCGAGCGTCTGGCGCTGCGTGCCCGCAATGTCATCGCCACCACTGGTGGTTCCACCGGCCAGGCCCTCTTTGAACACGCGCTGGCCGGCGGTGGTGCGGCATTGAAGGCAACGGCGGGTCTTGCTGCAGGCAATTATGCCGACATCGTATCGCTTGATACCAGAGCGGTTCCCTATCTTTCCGAAGGCCAGATTCTCGATCAGTGGATCTTTGCCGGTGATGTGGCAGTCGACAGCGTCTGGGCGCTCGGCCGCAAGCAGGTCGAATACGGCCGGCATCTGCGCCGCGACCTGATCGACCGGCGCTTCATCGCCGCGATGAACGAGCTCTTGGCAACATGA
- the hutC gene encoding histidine utilization repressor produces the protein MKRSSEMRRELAENDGGPLYAGVKQVILDRIRSGEWPPRHRVPSENELVVELGVSKMTANRALRELANEGELLRIQGVGSFVAERKGYSALFEVRNIADEIAERGHVHEATVIVLAEETASPEVADALELEIGAPVFHSLIVHNENGVPVQIEDRFVNPGAAPDYLAQDFSTLTPNAYLTAAAPLSASEHIVEAVVPRAWECKLLTILQNEPCLAIRRRTWSARQVVSTARLVYPGHRYRLETRSGKIFEE, from the coding sequence ATGAAGCGTTCCAGCGAGATGAGGCGCGAACTGGCGGAAAATGACGGCGGCCCGCTTTATGCCGGCGTCAAACAGGTCATTCTCGACCGGATCCGCAGCGGCGAATGGCCGCCGCGGCACCGTGTGCCCTCCGAAAACGAGCTGGTGGTGGAGCTCGGCGTCAGCAAGATGACCGCCAACCGGGCGCTCCGGGAGCTGGCGAACGAAGGCGAACTCCTCCGTATCCAGGGCGTCGGTTCCTTCGTGGCGGAGCGCAAGGGCTATTCGGCACTCTTCGAGGTGCGCAACATCGCCGACGAGATCGCCGAGCGCGGCCATGTCCACGAGGCGACGGTCATCGTTTTGGCCGAAGAGACGGCCTCTCCGGAGGTTGCCGATGCGCTGGAGCTCGAGATCGGTGCGCCGGTTTTCCACTCGCTGATCGTCCACAACGAGAACGGCGTGCCTGTGCAGATTGAGGACCGTTTCGTCAACCCTGGTGCGGCGCCCGACTATCTGGCGCAGGACTTTTCGACGCTGACGCCCAATGCTTATTTGACGGCGGCCGCACCCCTCAGCGCATCGGAGCATATCGTCGAAGCGGTGGTGCCGCGTGCCTGGGAATGCAAGCTGCTGACAATTCTGCAGAATGAGCCGTGCCTTGCCATCCGTCGACGCACCTGGTCGGCCCGTCAGGTGGTTTCGACTGCCCGTCTCGTCTATCCCGGCCATCGCTACAGGCTGGAAACGCGCAGCGGCAAGATCTTCGAGGAATAG
- the hutH gene encoding histidine ammonia-lyase, giving the protein MTITLHPGSVSLQDLATIYWTGVPAKLDPSFDAGILKAAKRIAEIAAGNAPVYGINTGFGKLASIKIDSADVATLQRNLILSHCCGVGEPLPENVVRLIMALKLVSLGRGASGVRLDIVRLIEAMMARGVIPVIPEKGSVGASGDLAPLAHMTAVMMGHGEAFFGGERLHGATALVKAGLQPVVLAAKEGLAMINGTQTSTALALAGLFRAHRAAQSALITGAMSTDAAMGSSAPFHPDIHTLRGHRGQIDTAAALRALLENSPIRQSHIEGDERVQDPYCIRCQPQVDGACLDLLRSVAGTLEIEANAVTDNPLVLSDNSVVSGGNFHAEPVAFAADQIALAICEIGAIAQRRIALLVDPALSYGLPAFLAKKPGLNSGLMIAEVTSAALMSENKQMSHPASVDSTPTSANQEDHVSMACHGARRLLPMTENLFSIIGIEALTAAQGVELRAPLATSPELKKAIAAIRAVVPSLEEDRYMANDLKAATVLVAGGGLNASVSSGILPALEV; this is encoded by the coding sequence ATGACCATCACCCTGCATCCAGGCTCCGTTTCACTTCAGGATCTTGCAACCATCTACTGGACGGGCGTTCCGGCAAAACTCGACCCGTCCTTTGATGCGGGGATCCTCAAGGCGGCGAAACGTATTGCCGAGATCGCCGCCGGCAATGCGCCGGTCTACGGCATCAATACCGGCTTCGGTAAACTTGCCTCGATCAAGATCGATAGCGCCGATGTGGCAACGCTCCAGCGCAATCTCATCCTTTCTCATTGCTGTGGCGTCGGCGAACCGCTGCCGGAAAATGTCGTGCGTCTCATCATGGCGCTGAAGCTCGTTTCGCTCGGCCGCGGTGCCTCCGGCGTGCGGCTCGACATCGTGCGGCTGATCGAAGCGATGATGGCGCGCGGCGTCATTCCGGTCATCCCGGAAAAAGGCTCTGTCGGCGCCTCCGGCGATCTTGCACCTCTTGCCCATATGACAGCCGTGATGATGGGTCATGGCGAGGCGTTCTTCGGCGGCGAAAGGCTGCATGGTGCAACGGCGCTTGTCAAAGCCGGCCTGCAACCCGTCGTGCTGGCCGCCAAGGAAGGCCTGGCGATGATCAACGGCACGCAAACCTCGACGGCCCTTGCGCTCGCCGGCCTTTTCCGGGCGCACCGGGCCGCGCAATCGGCACTGATCACCGGCGCCATGTCGACGGATGCGGCCATGGGCTCATCGGCGCCGTTCCATCCCGATATCCACACGCTGCGCGGTCACCGCGGCCAGATCGACACGGCAGCGGCCTTGCGCGCCCTGCTCGAGAACTCGCCGATCCGCCAAAGCCATATCGAGGGCGACGAGCGTGTTCAGGATCCCTATTGCATCCGCTGCCAGCCACAGGTCGACGGCGCCTGCCTCGATCTCTTGCGCTCGGTTGCCGGCACGCTCGAGATCGAAGCCAATGCAGTGACCGACAATCCGCTGGTCCTGTCGGATAATTCCGTTGTCTCCGGCGGCAATTTCCATGCCGAACCGGTGGCCTTTGCCGCCGACCAGATCGCGCTTGCTATCTGCGAGATCGGCGCGATCGCCCAGCGCCGCATCGCGCTGCTCGTCGATCCCGCCCTTTCCTACGGTCTGCCGGCTTTCCTCGCCAAGAAGCCGGGGCTCAATTCCGGCCTGATGATCGCCGAAGTCACATCCGCCGCGCTCATGAGCGAGAACAAGCAGATGTCGCACCCGGCCTCCGTCGATTCGACGCCGACCTCGGCCAACCAGGAAGACCATGTGTCCATGGCCTGCCACGGCGCACGCCGGCTTCTGCCGATGACCGAAAATCTCTTCAGCATCATCGGCATCGAGGCACTGACGGCCGCGCAAGGGGTGGAGCTTCGCGCCCCGCTTGCGACCAGCCCCGAGCTCAAGAAGGCGATCGCCGCTATCCGCGCTGTTGTGCCGTCGCTGGAGGAAGACCGCTACATGGCGAACGACCTGAAGGCGGCAACGGTGCTCGTCGCCGGCGGCGGTCTCAACGCATCCGTTTCAAGCGGCATCCTGCCCGCTCTGGAGGTTTGA